Proteins from one Anastrepha obliqua isolate idAnaObli1 chromosome 2, idAnaObli1_1.0, whole genome shotgun sequence genomic window:
- the LOC129238493 gene encoding uncharacterized protein CG5902, with product MSNNYQHHNNYRGSGTSHMNGVRPHHLQNGDCGDDGDSYRRGGGPTRLTNGYSVKPLDNVAVPDMCIFCFEVLDCELNNLEGPGTPKFTNDAYPLFVTWKTGRDKRLRGCIGTFSSMHLHNGLREYALTSALKDSRFAPIAREELPKLTVSVSILQNFEEAHGYLDWTLGIHGIRIEFLNERGCKRTATYLPQVATEQGWDQTQTIDSLLRKGGYRAAITPETRKSIKLTRYRSQEIQMNYKEYREMLERRAHYGKVLC from the exons ATGTCAAATAACTACCAGCACCATAACAATTACCGTGGCTCAGGCACGTCACATATGAACGGTGTACGGCCGCATCACTTGCAGAACGGTGATTGTGGGGACGATGGTGACAGCTATCGCCGCGGTGGTGGCCCTACTCGACTCACAAATGGCTACAGTGTAAAGCCATTGGACAATGTAGCGGTGCCTGATATGTGTATATTTTGTTTCGAGGTACTAGACTGCGAGCTTAACAATTTAGAAGGTCCTGGTACACCTAAATTCACAAATGATGCTTA tccATTATTTGTGACTTGGAAAACAGGGCGTGACAAACGGTTACGTGGATGTATTGGCACCTTCAGCTCCATGCACTTGCACAATGGACTGCGCGAATATGCGCTAACGAGCGCTTTAAAAGATTCGCGTTTTGCGCCCATAGCTAGAGAGGAGCTACCCAAATTGACAGTATCTGTGTCGattttgcagaattttgaaGAAGCTCACGGGTACTTGGATTGGACATTAGGCATACATGGTATAcgcattgaatttttgaatgaacGTGGGTGCAAAAGGACTGCTACTTATTTGCCACAAGTGGCAACCGAACAAG GTTGGGACCAAACCCAAACTATTGACTCGCTACTCAGGAAGGGGGGCTATCGTGCAGCAATCACCCCAGAAACTCGAAAATCAATCAAATTGACTCGTTATCGTTCGCAAGAAATTCAAATGAATTATAAGGAGTATCGGGAAATGTTGGAACGTCGGGCGCATTATGGGAAAGTGTTGTGCTAA